The Toxorhynchites rutilus septentrionalis strain SRP chromosome 3, ASM2978413v1, whole genome shotgun sequence genome includes a region encoding these proteins:
- the LOC129775385 gene encoding tetratricopeptide repeat protein 37 has protein sequence MSSKELKAMLKEAREAVKNKTFPCAIELCKKILKEDKENYMALLLLGASYQDTNKKEAASFLKQALVCSTDPTVALQGLANCAEINELPEIYEKLLTLTPNKFSDIHSKLLAVANQGEQIEKIVKILQQETEGELKGNDRIKSAFECLSSIFIQDQSIQAKNESLAERALEHAVVNRDDPYLHEKFKQYLKLLYRLKKNEKLVGKASLMHKQFQNDIFPLEWICKAYVEELVGRNEVQTLLEAPLDTYLDAAIKLNSESVLALAAKGIQCYRDEDWVRAELLLRKVDSLQPNWNIILNMLADVYTHLKLYGQAENICRRIKVVKSNLFIALIEDGSLEKLQEASSYRACLLDGNSDSKMLFFSTKLKILLNNLQNIEAELEQLEASDISPEMLDLLRALRCKAERDKTEAVQILQKHGNNCECLLELAKLHYDDSNIEQSFLCALKATKLEPTNAKCFYWMGKLYLHNSDLIRSRKCLEKTIFLNPFYKEAIVLLSSLYRRLSEWEANSKLLHNTITFASGANSSWAFLQLGLHHLGQQSYDEAISAFRTVIRYDVQNITSWEGLADAYLGRGSYTSAMKVFEKIVELNPVNPYPKLQLANIKNMLKQHEEAVPLFEELLANDGNYFPAIKGIAECHARLCYSFLGQRLIGKCHDHAQSAVDYFTRALKIKPNFVCLWKQLGNILDTVAELPKSKAHLQIEGSLAGVSHRRQFSLQGIKLFELASRCYSRALKMNAEDSFLWYELALNHYRQSNRFCFDENDRRKRLLSAVEFAKQSIKLEPNRWQNWNLLGAISVSKEINNLALAQHCFIEAISLDKKSAAVSWTNLGIMYLLQNSTTLANKAFGRAQQTDTTYINAWIGQAVIAEQIGQADEAMDLFRHCTQLGYHPESSLGYPHWVCSILNEEDYRRNKRYQFAIDNMHALPLSHDCITWHCEDKNGEASVEAFRFLGYLSNRLELWRTASSAFERALTGACGVERDQILCDLGYCLIKEKKYEEAVERYQQVSEATYLATIGKATAYFKAGHYQESYAEYESALNWLATSDLEKAYVLIAMSAMVYAFQGEADAKTILFQCITLPNPPIEALFSSCALGLLYSDSVLTELVIKELRKYENDLRHGHHVVYLVSQFLWGSKQKSQSLNYLISQVHKFPNRPKLRQVLAVSMLKNHRTPKKNLVAASGVAESALVLDLHDAQYNTRALDAAKWLAVASEAMRPVDERRRKILAQKAVHVDPTCKEAWSSLIRITSAK, from the exons ATGTCATCCAAGGAGTTAAAAGCTATGCTGAAAGAAGCACGAGAAGCTGTGAAAAACAAAACGTTCCCTTGTGCTATTGAATTGTGCAAA AAAATATTGAAAGAAGACAAAGAGAACTACATGGCACTATTGCTTCTGGGAGCCTCGTATCAAGATACAAATAAAAAGGAGGCTGCGAGTTTTCTTAAACAAGCCCTCGTTTGCAGCACTGATCCAACAGTTGCCCTACAGGGACTCGCTAACTGTGCAGAAATCAATGAACTTCCGGAAATTTACGAGAAATTGCTAACGTTAACACC AAACAAGTTTTCAGACATTCATTCTAAACTACTCGCAGTGGCTAATCAAGGAGAACAgattgaaaaaattgttaaaatattgcAACAGGAGACGGAAGGAGAGTTGAAAGGCAATGATCGTATAAAATCCGCCTTCGAATGTCTTTCGAGCATTTTTATTCAAGATCAATCAATTCAAGCTAAAAATGAATCACTTGCCGAGAGAGCTCTGGAACATGCCGTTGTCAATCGCGACGATCCGTATTTGCATGAGAAATTTAAACAATACCTGAAACTTCTTTATCGTCTGAAAAAGAACGAAAAATTGGTTGGAAAAGCATCGCTTATGCATAAGCAATTTCAAAACGATATCTTTCCTTTGGAGTGGATCTGCAAAGCGTACGTAGAAGAGCTTGTCGGTCGTAATGAGGTACAAACATTGCTGGAAGCACCTCTGGACACTTATCTTGATGCTGCGATTAAACTTAACTCGGAATCAGTGTTGGCATTAGCGGCCAAAGGCATCCAATGTTATCGTGACGAGGACTGGGTGAGAGCTGAGTTATTATTGAGAAAGGTTGACTCGTTGCAACCTAATTGGAAcattattttaaatatgttagcAGATGTATATACCCATCTAAAGTTATATGGGCAGGCTGAGAACATCTGTCGACGAATTAAAGTCGTCAAATCAAACTTATTCATCGCTCTAATTGAAGATGGAAGCTTGGAAAAACTACAAGAAGCCTCTAGTTACCGAGCATGTTTGTTGGATGGGAACAGcgattccaaaatgttattctttagcacgaaattgaaaattctattgaataatcttcagaatatAGAAGCGGAATTGGAGCAATTGGAAGCATCAGATATTTCTCCCGAAATGTTGGACCTTTTGAGGGCACTTCGATGTAAAGCAGAAAGAGATAAAACGGAAGCGGTGCAAATTTTGCAAAAACACGGCAACAACTGCGAGTGTCTCCTAGAACTTGCCAAACTACATTATGATGATTCTAACATTGAACAAAGCTTCTTATGTGCTTTAAAAGCAACTAAACTAGAGCCCACCAATGCGAAGTGTTTCTACTGGATGGGCAAATTATATCTTCATAATTCGGACCTCATCCGTTCCCGGAAGTGTTTGGAGAAAACCATATTTTTGAACCCATTTTACAAAGAGGCAATTGTGTTGCTCAGCTCGCTGTATCGAAGACTGTCCGAATGGGAAGCTAATTCAAAGTTGCTTCACAACACTATCACTTTTGCGAGCGGGGCCAATTCGTCGTGGGCGTTCTTGCAGCTTGGATTGCATCATTTAGGCCAGCAGAGCTACGATGAGGCTATTTCGGCGTTTCGTACAGTTATCCGGTACGATGTGCAGAACATAACTAGTTGGGAAGGGTTAGCCGATGCGTATCTAGGCAGAGGGTCGTATACATCCGCCATGAAAGTGTTCGAAAAGATCGTTGAGCTGAATCCGGTGAATCCGTATCCCAAACTACAATTGGCGAACATTAAGAAC ATGTTGAAACAACACGAAGAAGCCGTTCCACTTTTCGAAGAGTTATTAGCAAACGACGGTAACTATTTCCCAGCTATCAAAGGTATTGCTGAATGCCACGCGAGGCTGTGCTACAGTTTTCTTGGACAAAGGCTAATTGGTAAGTGCCATGATCATGCTCAAAGTGCCGTGGATTACTTCAcaag AGCACTCAAGATAAAGCCAAACTTTGTGTGTCTGTGGAAACAATTGGGCAATATTTTGGACACGGTTGCTGAGCTACCCAAATCCAAGGCACATCTCCAGATAGAAGGTAGCTTGGCAGGTGTTTCCCATCGGAGGCAATTTTCGCTGCAAGGTATAAAACTATTTGAGTTGGCCAGTCGGTGTTATAGTAGGGCATTGAAAATGAACGCGGAAGATAGTTTCCTGTGGTATGAGCTAGCCTTGAATCACTACCGGCAGAGTAATCGGTTTTGTTTCGATGAAAATGATCGACGCAAGCGATTGCTGTCTGCAGTAGAGTTTGCGAAACAATCGATTAAGTTGGAACCGAACAGGTGGCAGAATTGGAATCTACTGGGAGCCATTTCTGTCAGTAAAGAAATCAACAATTTAGCACTCGCCCAACATTGTTTCATTGAAGCAATTTCATTGGATAAGAAATCAGCAGCTGTCAGTTGGACAAATTTAGGAATAATGTATTTACTGCAAAATTCCACCACTTTGGCAAACAAAGCTTTTGGTCGGGCTCAGCAAACTGATACGACGTACATAAACGCGTGGATTGGACAGGCTGTTATAGCTGAACAGATTGGTCAAGCCGACGAGGCAATGGACTTATTTAGACATTGTACACAGCTTGGGTACCACCCTGAATCATCCCTAGGATACCCACATTGGGTCTGCTCTATTTTGAATGAGGAGGACTATCGCCGAAACAAACGATACCAATTCGCTATAGATAATATGCATGCTTTGCCACTGTCACATGACTGCATTACGTGGCACTGTGAGGATAAAAATGGTGAGGCTTCTGTTGAAGCCTTTCGCTTCCTTGGATActtgagtaatcgattagaactGTGGAGAACCGCTTCCAGTGCCTTTGAAAGGGCATTGACTGGTGCTTGTGGTGTTGAGAGAGATCAAATACTGTGCGACCTAGGATATTGTTTGATTAAAGAAAAGAAATATGAAGAAGCTGTCGAACGCTACCAGCAAGTCAGTGAAGCCACATATTTAGCAACTATTGGAAAAGCTACCGCGTACTTTAAAGCCGGTCACTACCAGGAATCGTATGCTGAGTACGAAAGCGCTTTAAATTGGCTGGCTACATCTGATTTGGAGAAAGCATACGTACTAATCGCAATGTCCGCTATGGTGTATGCGTTCCAAGGTGAAGCCGACGCAAAAACAATTCTGTTTCAATG CATCACACTGCCAAATCCGCCCATTGAGGCACTTTTTTCTTCGTGTGCACTTGGACTTCTGTATAGTGATAGTGTACTCACCGAATTAGTAATCAAAGAACTTCGAAAATACGAGAATGATTTGAGGCATGGTCACCATGTAGTTTACTTGGTATCGCAATTTCTGTGGGGAAGC AAACAAAAATCTCAATCGCTGAATTATCTGATTTCGCAAGTGCACAAATTTCCGAACCGCCCCAAATTGAGGCAAGTTTTGGCAGTTTCGATGCTGAAAAATCATCGCACCCCGAAGAAAAACCTTGTCGCTGCGAGTGGTGTCGCCGAGAGTGCACTAGTGCTTGATTTGCACGATGCGCAATATAACACACGTGCCCTAGATGCCGCGAAGTGGTTGGCAGTTGCTAGCGAGGCGATGCGCCCAGTTGATGAACGTCGTCGTAAAATACTTGCCCAGAAGGCAGTTCATGTTGATCCCACTTGTAAAGAAGCTTGGAGTTCTTTGATACGGATTACAAGCGCAAAATAA